Within Acidaminococcus timonensis, the genomic segment GGATATTTACATTAACAGATGCCAAATCCATCAACCCCTCTTGTTTTGATGCCTTGCATTATACAGCCAATGCAACGGGATGTCAACAAAAAGGAGACATCTGAGTGCCAATTTTCTCCCCATCCAGCAGGATCAGCCCAGCAGGAAGCCCATATACATGGGCAGCTCCAGCACTTTTCCCTTTTTCATCACATTTTCCGTGCTCAGCTGGATGGCCTGTTCCACCTGGTACTTGTCCGGCTGCTGGAGCAAGGTCTTCAGGCTCTTGGTATTGCCGGTGGAAGGCGTGGCCTTGACCAGGGTGCTCTTGCCCTGACAGCGGATCACAAAATCCACTTCCAGGCCGGAATTTTTATGATAATAATACAGCTTCCGCCCGCTCTTGCTGAGAAGATCGGCCGCCAGGCTTTCATACACAGCGCCCTGGCATCCGGAAAGATCTCCCTGCAGCAGTTTCAGACGGTCCTCCCCGGTGAGCATGGCCGCGTACAGCCCCACATCCTTCATATACACCTTGAAGATGGTGTCGATGGCATGCCGTTCCAGAGGCAGTCCCGGTTCTGTCAGGTTGTAGCACCGGGTCACGATACCCGCTTCCTCCAGCCAGGTCAGTGTCCCTTCGAACTGGGACGCTTTGGACCCTTTTTTCAGCTGGGCATACTGGTACTTTTTATTTTCCTTGTTCAGCTGCAGAGGTACTGCATCCAGGACCGTTTTCAGCTTGGCCCGGGCCCGTTTGTTCACGGCCACGAACAGATTCTCTTCATAATCCTTCAGGATTTCCTGCTGTTTGGCCAGCACGGCATTCAGATCATGGGTCTGCACATAGGTTTCCACCACTTCCGGCAGGCCACCCACCACGGCATACTGCCGCAGCAGTTCATTCAGCCGCAAATGCAGGGCTTCCGGCACCGGTATTTCCTGATCCAGGCTCCGGTGCAGCATATCCAGGACCGGTGTGGTGATTCCATTGGCCCACAGGAATTCCTCGAAATCCAGCGGAACCATGTTCACCACGGTTTCACTCCCCACTGCAATGGACGCCGGTTCCTTGCCATACCCCTTTACGCCCAGCAGCGACCCACAGGCGATCACATCGTACCGTCCATCCTTTTTAAACGCTTTCAGGGCCGCCCGGGCCTCCGGACATTCCTGGATTTCATCCAGCACCAGCACCGTCTTGTAGGGTTCAAACAGGGCATCCGGCCCTACCAGAGCTGTAATCAGCATCACCAGGTAATCCACATCCAGGGAATCTTTGAAAATGGCCGCATAATCCGGCTTCTCCTGGAAATTCAGGTAGACCACATGGGCATATTCCTTCCGGGCAAAATCCAGGATAGAGGTGGTCTTGCCGCAGTGGCGGCAGCCCTTGATCACCAGAGGGTTGTGTTGGGGGACCTGTTTCCAGGTCTGCAGGAATTTTTCGATCTTGCGCTGAAGCATGGCACTCCTCTTTCTTTTGGCAAATGGAAAACAAAACGAAACAAAACAGCTTCTTATACTTTACAGGAAATGAAACGATTTTTCAAGGCACTTTTCCTTTTCTTTCCATTTTCTTTTTAGCAAAAAGAACCTGCCACCCTTGTCACGATTTTCCGCCCTTTTCAAGGGGGGACCCGCCGAAAGCTGGTGGCAGGTTCTCTATATACGATAATATGGTACAATGGATGGAATCAAATTCCTGTAAGGAGGTCCCTGTATGTCCGAAATCACCCATGAATTACTGACCCGCTTCCTGCGGTACATCAACATCCCGTCCCAGAGCCGGGCCGGTGCTGCCACGGTCCCCAGCACCCCCAGCCAGTGGAATATGGCCCGGCTGCTGGAAGCCGAACTGGAGCTCCTGGACCTGGAGGACGTGCATCTCAGCGATCACTGCGTCCTCACCGGATACCTGCCTGCCAGCCTGCCCAAAGGCTTCACCGGCTCCGTACCCAAAATCGGGTTCTGCTGCCACCTGGACACGGTGGACGTGAACCTGAGCCCCACCATCCATCCCCACCTGGTCAAGGGCTACCCGGGCGGCGATGTGATCCTGAATGAAGCAAAGCACCTTGTCATGAAGGCCTCCGACCATCCGGAGCTGGCTGCCCACGTAGGCGAGGACATCGTATTCACCGATGGCACCAGCGTGCTGGGTGCGGATAACAAAGCGGCCCTGGCCAATGTGATGACCCTGCTCCACACCCTGTCCACCCACCCGGAGATTTTCCACGGAGACATCTACATTGCCTTCGTCCCCGATGAGGAAGTGGGACTGAAAGGTTCCAAATCCCTGGAGCTGGACCGGTTTCCGGTGGATTTCGCCTACACCATCGACAGTTGCGAAGTGGGCGAGGTGGTGTACGAAACCTTCAATGCCGGTGCTGCCACTGTCACCATCCAGGGAATCAGTGCCCATCCCATGAACGCCAAGGGGCGCCTGGTGAACCCCACCCTGCTGGCCGTGGATTTCGCCAATTTCTTTGACCGGAAAGAGACCCCGGAGTGCACGGAAGACAAGGAGGGCTACATCTGGATCAAATCCATCCAGTCCAATGCCACACGGGCAGTGGTCCAGCTGGCCATCCGGGACCACCACAAGGCCGGCTATGAGGCCAAAAAAGAGACCATCCGGCAGAACGTGCAGCGCCTGCTGCAGCAGGAGCCCCGGGCGAAAGTCACCTGCACCCTGGAGGACATCTACGGCAACATCGCCGATGCCATGACCCCCAAAAATCGCAAGGCCGTGGACATCCTGTACGAAGCGCTGGACGACCTGGGCATCCAGCCCCACACCATTGCCATGCGGGGCGGCACGGACGGATCCTTCCTGTCCACCCGGGGTATCTTCACCCCCAACTATTTCACCGGAGGTCTGAACTTCCATTCTCCGTACGAATGCCTGCCCGTCCCCTCCCTGGAAAAAGCCTACCATGTATCCCTGAAAATCGTAGAAAAAGTGGTTGAAAACGGGGCCCTGATTTCTTCACACACCCTTTAACGACAGGCCGATCCGCCCCCGCTTCTCGTCCACGCTGATCACCCGTACCTGTACCACATCCCCTACGCTCACCACATCCAATGGGTGCCTGATCCGCCGACTGCTCATTTCCGAAATATGGATGAGTCCGGCCGTTTTGATGCCGATGTCCACGAAGGCCCCGAAATCCGTCACGTTCCGGATGGTTCCCCGCATGAGGCTCCCCACTTTGATATCGGACAGCCTGACGATATTCTGCCGGGTAAGGGGTGCCGGCAGGTCCTCCCGGGGATCCCGGCCGGGGCTTACCAGGGCGTCCAGGATATCGTGTACCGTAGGCAGGCCGGCCTCCAGCTCCCTGGCCAGCCGGCTCTCGTCCACCAGCTTCCGTTTGGCTGCCAGAAGCGCCAGCTTCTCTTTATCCTTCAAATCCCTGACCGCAAACCCCAGTTTCTCCAGGATGGCTTCTGCCAGCCGGTAGGATTCCGGATGCACCGGAGTGGCATCCAGAGGGCTCTTTCCATCCAGGATCCGCAGGAAACCGGCGCACTGGGTAAAGGCCGCCGGACCCAGCCGGGGTACCTTCAGCAGCTGCCGCCGCCCGGTGAAGCGCCCGTTTTCGTTCCGGTAGGCCACAATATTCTTTGCTGTAGTGGCCGTAATGCCCGCCACATGGGACAGCAGGGCCGGCGACGCCGTATTCAGGTCCACGCCCACATGGTTCACCGCCATTTCCACCACCCCGTCCAGGGTGCCGGTCAGGGCCTTCTGGTCCACATCGTGCTGGTACTGGCCCACCCCGATGGCCTGGGGATCGATCTTCACCAGTTCCGCCAGGGGGTCCTGCACCCGCCGGGCCATGGAAACAGCGCCCCGGATGGTTACATCGTACTCCGGCAGTTCCTCTCTGGCCAACCTGGAGGCAGAATATACCGAAGCCCCCGCTTCATTGGTGATCAGGTAATGCACCTCCCTCAGGTGATGCTGCTGGATCAGCCGGGCTGCGAACTGTTCCGTCTCATAGGAAGCCGTGCCATTTCCAATGGAAAGCAGGGTCACATGATGCTTCTCGATCATCCCCAGAAGGATTTCCTCAGCCTGCTCCTTCTGCTTCTCGCTCTGGGTCACCTGGATCACCCCATGGTCCACCACCTGGCCGGTAGGATCCACTACAGCCACTTTGCAGCCGGTGCGATAGCCCGGATCCAGTCCCATGACCGTACGTCCTGCCAGAGGCGCCTGGAGCAGCAGCTGCCGCAGGTTGGCCCCGAACACCCTGATGGCCTGGGCTTCGGCATTTTCCGTCAGGGTATGGCGGATCTCCCGCTCCAGAGCGGGGAACAACAACCGTTTCCAGCTGTCCGCCAGGGCCAGTTCCAGCTGTTCCTGATAAATGGAGCGATGGCGGACGAACCGCCGCTGCAGCAGCTGCAGGGCCCGTTCCTCCTCCCAGAGCAGATGCACCTTCAGGCATCCCTTCTTTTCACCCCGGTTGATGGCCAGTACCCGGTGGGAGGGCAGGGTCCGCACCGGTTCCTGGTAGTCCCTGTACATCAGGAAGGTCTGGGCCTCATCGGCGTTTTCCACCAGTTCCGTCTGCAGCACGCCCTCCTTCCACAGCTTCTGCCGCAGGTCCTTGCGCAGGTCCGCATTTTCCGAAACCACTTCCGCCACAATATCCCGGGCTCCTTCCAGAGCCGCTTCCAGCGTCTCCACCCCTTTTTCCGGATCCACATAGGCCCGGGCTGCCTCCAGGGAGGTGCCACGGATTTCCCGCTGCAGCAGGAAAGCATTGGCCAGCGGCTCCAGGCCCTTTTCCCGGGCCTGCTGGGCCCGGGTCCGCCGTTTTTGCTTATAAGGCAGGTACAGGTCTTCCAGTTCCGTCAATTTCTGGGCTTGTTCGATGGCCTGGCGCAGGTCCGGTGTCAGTTTGCCCTGTTCGTCGATCCTGGTCAGGATCTCCTCCTGGCGCTTCACCAGGTTCCGCAGGGTATTCAGCCGGTCCTCGATGGTCCGGATCTGTTCGTCCTCCAGGGAACCGGTGACCTCCTTCCGGTACCGGGCGATGAAGGGAACGGTGTTGCCCCCATCCAGCAGTTCGATGGTCTTTTCCACCTGTATGGATCTGCAACCCAGTTCCCCGGCGATCAATGGGGCAATGTCAGTTTGTTTCATTGGATATTTTCCTTTCGTAAAAAAAAGGCTGCGGATCCCCGCAGCCCCGACTTTTTCCAGGCACACAAGATGAGTCCAGATCGTGCGCCCGGGTTATGCGTCAGCTTTAGATATGTTTTACCCAAATGGGATACGTGCTCAGCACGATGATGAGGAGCAGCGTCACGTAATCCAGTCCATGCAGCCGCATGGGCCGGCGGTTTTTATAGGTATTGGGGCCGAACCCCTTCAGTTCCATGGAAAGGGCCAGGGTGTCCGACTTGGCCACGGCCCGCATCACCAGCGGTTTCACCACCGCCAGGTACGCATACAGCCGTTTGAAGGCATTGCCCCGGTTGGAATAGCCCCGGCAGGACTGGGCGTCCAGGGTGATGGCCGAATCCGACAGGAAGTCCGGAACGAACCGCAGGGCCGTAGTCAGCATGAAGGCGTATTCATAGGGCATATGGAATTTTTCCACCAGCGCCTGGGCGATTTCCTGGATCCGGGTGGAAGCCAGCAGGCACAGAAACGCCGTGGTCATGACGAACATCCGCAGCCCGCCGGTAAGCGCCACGTACAGTGCCGAACCGAACAGCAGCTGCAGCACCACCATCATCCCGGTAAAGACCGTCAGCGTCCCGATGGCTGCCATGGTCATCCGGTCCCGCTTGATGTACAGCAAAATCACCAGTTCCAGGGCCAGGATCGTGGCCACTGCCGCTACCGGCAGCAGGAACACCCAGGCTGTCACCGCCAGCACCAGGATCAGTTTCGTAAAAGCGGTCAGCTTCATGCCTTGCCACCTTCTTTCTCTTCCTTCCGTCCTTCTTTCGGAGCTTCCTTCAGCTCCAGCCGGTCACACAGGACTTCCGGGCTGTCCGCATCCACCCCGAACAGCGCTCCCAGCCGGGCCAGTACCGGCTGCTTCAGGCCCCATTCCTCAATGGGCCGCCTGCCGTCGAACAGTTCCTTTGTTTTCCCGTCATACACCAGTTGCCCATCGTGGAGCACCAGGGCATGGGTGGTGTACTTCCGGGCGATTTCCATATCGTGGGTGATCAGGATCAGGGTGATGTGTTTCTCCCTCTGCAGCCTGGACAGGTAGTTCATCATATGGAGCTTTTCCTGTTCATCCTGGCCGTTGGTGATTTCGTCCAGGATCAGGGTCCGGGGTTGCAGGGCCAGGGCCACGGCTACCCCCAGCCGCCGTTTCTGGCCGAAGGAAAGCCCCCGGGGATACTGGTCCAGGCAGGGTGTCAGCCCCATGGCTTCCACGGCTTCCCGCACCTGTTTATCCAGATCCGCTTTAGGCATCTTCCGGGTTTGCAGACCATAAGCCACTTCATCATATACCGTATCTCCCAGCAGCTGCAGGTCCGGGTTCTGGAACACATAGCCCACCTTATCCGCCAGGTCCGCCGGTTCGCAGTCCACGATATCCACGCCGTCCACCAGCACCTGTCCGCTGCGGGGGTGGTTCAGCGCCATGAACAGCCGGCTCAGGGTGGTCTTGCCGCTGCCGTTGTGCCCCAGGAGGGCTACGGCTTCTCCATCTTCCACCTTGCACTGGATATCCTGCAGCACGGGTACCCCTCTGCGATAGGCGAAGTTCACTTCTTTTGCTTCAATCATGCCTTGCCTCCCTGGAATTTCCGGGTCAGTTCCTCTTCCGCTTCGTCCTCACTGCGCCAGTTGCCCAGCCGGCAGTGGAATCTCTCTTCCAGACCCAGCTTCACCTGCCACAGTTCCGGCAGGTTCTCCCGCAGGTCTTCCTGCTGGAAAGCCTTCCGGGCCGCCTGTTCGAAAGGTCCCTGTACCCGGGCCTCGCCGCCGCTGATCAGCACCAGATCCGTCATGTAGGGCAGCAGGTAGTTCAGGTCGTGCTCCACCACCACCACGGTCATGTTGTGCTGCTGGTAGATCTTGTACAGCAGGGCATACAGGGACCGGGCTCCGTCCGGATCGAGAGCCGACACCGGCTCGTCCAGGATCAGCACTTCCGGCCGGCAGGCCAGCACCGATGCCAGCAGCAGCCGCTGCCGCTGGCCCCCGGACAGTTCGTCCAGCTGGTAGCTTTCCCGGCCGGGCAGGCCCACATCGGCCAGGGCCTGGCTCACCCGCTGGTCCACCTCATCCGGCGAGAATCCATGGTTCAGAAGGCCAAAGGCGATTTCCTCTCCGGCGGTCAGGGACACCATCTGGCTTTCGTAGTCATCCATCATGATGCCCACCCGCATGGCGATTTCCGAGATTTTCTTTCCCTTAAGGTCTTCTCCCAGCACTTCCACTTTGCCGTAGTACCGTCCCCCGTAATAATGGGGCACGATACCCGTCATGGCCTTGCACAGGGTGGTCTTGCCGGCACCGCTGGGACCGGCGATGGCTGTAAAGCTGCCCTTCTGGATGTCCAGGTTGATGTTTTTCAGCACCAGGTCACTGTTCAGATAGGCAAAATAAAAATCCGAGATCCGAATGGCACTGTCACTCATGGTGTTTCCCCTCCGTTGCATAGAAGATCTTCCGTACAGGGCTGAACAGCACCTGGGTCACCACCCCATTCAGAGCCCCCACGGTGAACACCACCGGCAGCATGGCATGGGTCCACACGGTCAGGGGCAGCCCCAGCACCAGTTTCAGGATGTAGGTGAATACGGCACCGCTGACACTGGTGGCCACAAAACCCACGATGAACGGTTTCACCTTCAGGTTCTCCAGATGGGTCAGAGCGAAGGCCTTCACCAGGATACAGGCCGTCAGGGCCCCGCTCACTTCACTGGCGATGTTCCCCAGCGGGAAGGCGGATTTGGAAGAAGGGACCAGAGTCAGACCGGCCACGAATCCAATGCCCAGGGCCCGGGTCAGGCCCGGTTTCGTCAGGCAGATGGTGATGGAATACATGGCAATGGTCCAGTTGGGGGTGACCCCGCCCACATTGGGACTGATGGTATGGAGGATGACACCAATGGCCAGCAGCAGGGCCGTCATGGCTACCCAGCGATGGGTGTCCCTGGCTGCTTCCACCGTAATCAGATCCGGAATCGGTTTGTCCATGATTGCTATACTCCTTTGCTACAAATGTATGAGTATAGTTTATGTGTCAAATCTCTGACTGTCAAGCAGAAGGGGCCATAAAAAAGAGCTGTGACATTTCACAGCTCTGCAAAGATCCGCCGGCTCACTTCCAGCATTTTGTCTTTTTGTGTCTTCATTTCCACCAGAAGCAGTTCAATCTTATCCTGGGGAACATCAAAGATCCTCAGGGCCTGTGTCAGGCACAGCTTTTTCAGATTCTCCCGGGCAAACAGATATTTGAACTCATGGCTCAGGATGTATCCGCTCATGGACGCCCTTACCAGCAGGACCCGTTCATAACACTCCTGCAGGGTGAATTTCCGGGCAAAAGTCATCAGATGTGTTTTTGGAGTCTCGTCTGCCAACGTTGTTTTCCTCTTTCTGTCCATACTGCTACCGCCTCATTTTTCCTCATTCTCCAGTAGTGTATCATACCCCCATACCCTATTCAATCCAGCCTGATAGAATTCACGTTTCTATCATATATCTACTGTGTTCTTATTGAAAATTTGTGACGCAAACGGCACATCCGTCTTTTTTCATAAAAAGAAACCCCGCCGGTTTCCCGGCGGGGTTTCCTGCAGGCCATCAGCCTTCGATGGCGATGTATTTCTTGTTGTCCACTTTCCTGGCTTCCTTCTTGGGAACGCTCAATTCCAGGATGCCATTCTCGTACTTGGCCTTCACATCGGCCTCCGTAACGCCTTCACCCACATAGAAGCTCCGGGCGCACTGGCCAAAGGTACGTTCACGACGGATGTACTGGCCCTTCTTGTCCTTTTCATCCTTGTCCACACCCTTGCTGGCACTGATGGTCAAATACCCATCCTGCAGCTGTGCATGGATTTCATCCTTCTTGAAGCCCGGCAGATCGATATCCAGTTCATAATGGTCGCCCACATCCCGTACATCGGTCTTCATCATATTTCTGGCATGTTTCCCGTACAGAGGATTCCGCACAGAGAACACATCATCAAAATCATCCATCAGATCATCAAACACATTGTCATTGAAAACAGCAGGCAGTAACATAAGCCATTCCTCCATTCAATCTTGACCTTGAAGGTCAGCTTTTGAGACTACCGAAAGGCTTTCGGATTCCCGGGGTTCCGCAAGGGAACCCGTCGTCCAGCGTTCCAGGTTCCTTACGGGAACCCTTCTGTGGGTCTTTCCTTCGTCCGACTATTATACTAGCACAAGTTGTTAGCACTGTCAAGCGTTGAGTGCTAAAAAGTCAAAGATTTTTTGACTTTTTTCGAAAAAAGCGGGCGGGTCCATATGCCCGCCCCTCCATGGATACTCCCCTTACGATTCCTGCACGGTCCAATGACCGCAACACTGCAGAGACGCCCCCTTGGGTGCGCCCGCTCACGGTTTTGCAGGAGAGACGATCACAAACAGGTTGTGGTTCCCTCCTTCTTTCTTCGGGAACTGCCCGTACATATCGAAGGTGGAGAAGAACCGGGCCGCCGGATAGATGCCATATCCATCCTGGTCATGATCCGTGGTATCATAGGGATCTGCCACGATCAGCACATCATCCTGGGTATCGGCGGTACCCATGTCATCATAGCCGATGACCACCTGCCAGTGGCCGCCCCAGTCGATCCACCCCACCAGGATGGGTTTCCCTGCCTTCAGGGTGGCTTTGATGTCTTCCGGGCCAAAAGTCTTTCCTGCCTGGGCATAATCTTCTGTGGTCACCAGATCGAAGCCCCCCACCTTCTGGAACATATCCTTCATCTGTTCCAAAGTGGTACCCGGGTAGCCATTCGGGAAGCCGGGGACTGCCACATCCTGCAGAGGATGGCGCAGATCCGCCAGTTTCTGTTCCGTCCAGTCCTTCTGACGTCCGTACCAGTTCAGCACCATCAGGGCCGAAGCCGGACCACAGGACCATTCACTGGACTGCTGGATGGTTTTGAAGCAGGGCAGGATCGTCAAAGATCCCTTGGAATGCATATGGTAAAAATCCGGATGGACATAGTAGGGAGACTTTTTGTGGTCCAGTTTCCGCTCAATGGAAGCGGCTCCCTGGTCCTGGGTAATCTTCTCCACCCCGGTGATCTTCATGTCATCCGTAAAGTTGTCCTTCTGCGCTGCCAATGCCGGCAGAGCCATACTTCCGGCCAGAATCCCGGTCAAAACCCACATTGCCAATTTTTTGCCAAACAGCATCTCATTCACCTCGTCACATGTTGTTCTCTTCTTGTTCATTCTTTTCTATTATACGAAATCCATTAAAAATTGACTAACTCTTTTCTGTCAGATGTGCTATAATATTGTTGTAATAAATTTATTTACAGGAAGGATGATTCCCATGGCAACTCATGAAGAATTGGTTTCTGAAGTAAAAAATCTGGTGGCCGCTCCCAGCGTATACAGCGGTTTGAAAGATCTGGCTGAAAAATGGCTGGCAGCCGACGGTACCGCTGCCCAGGCCAACCTGACCGCGCTGCTGCGGGCTGCCCTGAAGGAAGACGTATGCACCATCGACCAGGTGCTGCCCTTCTTCGCTTCCGACGCTGCCAAAAAGGCTTTCGGGGAAGAACAGGCTGCCAGGATGCTGGCCCAGGGCCAGAAGGTGAAAGCCGATGGCGGCAAATACTGCTTCTGCCCGGCCTGCACGGCTGGTTCCAAGATCCTGGAAATGCTGGGTGAATAAGGAAATAAAAAATAAGAGCGCCGCTCCGCGGCGCTCTTATTTTTTATACCATCTTCTCCGGATGGAACACCTTGTCGAACTCGCTTTCTTCCATGAAGCCCAGCTTCAGCACGGCTTCCTTCAGGGAAATGTTGTCCTTGAAAGCCAGTTTTGCCACCTGGGCACACTTGTCGTAGCCGATGTACGGGCTCAGGGCCGTTACCAGCATCAGGGAATGATGCAGGTTGTAGGCCATCTTGTCCTTGTTGGCCCTGATTCCCACCACACAGTTCTTCCGGAAGGATTCCATCACATCCCCCAGCAGCCGCACGCTCTGCAGGAAATTGTAGATGGTCACCGGCAGGAACACGTTCAGCTGGAAATTCCCCTGGGAAGCGGCAAAGCCGATGACGGCATCGTTCCCCATGACCTGCACAGCCACCATGGTCACGGCTTCACACTGGGTAGGGTTCACTTTCCCGGGCATGATGGAGGAACCCGGTTCGTTGGCCGGAATGGTGATTTCGCCCAGGCCATCCCGGGGCCCGGAAGCCAGCCACCGCACATCGTTGGCCATCTTCATCAGGTTGGCTGCCAGTGCCTTCAGGGCACCGTGGGCGAAGACCATATCATCCAGGCTGGTGAGCGCATGGAATTTATTGGGAGCCGTCACAAAGGGGAAACCGGTGTTCTTGGCAATGAACCCGGCTACCTTCTTGTCGAACCCCTTGGGGGCATTCAACCCGGTGCCTACAGCCGTACCACCCAGGGCCAGTTCCAGCAGCCCTTTTTCCGCCGCCTTCAGTTCCTGGCGGTTCCGTTCCAGCATGGTCCGCCAGCCGGAAATTTCCTGGGAGAAGGCCACCGGCACCGCATCCTGCAAATGGGTCCGGCCCGTGGTCACGATCCCCTTATGGGCCTTTTCCAGCTTTTTGAAAGCGTCCACCAGATCATCCAGGTGGGGCAGCAGGTTCTTTTCGATTTCCCATACAGCAGCAATATGCATGGCCGTAGGGAAGGTATCGTTGGAGCTCTGGGACATGTTCACATGATCATTGGGGTGCAGCAGGGCCTCTCCGGCCAGTTCATTGCCCCGATGGGCGATGACCTCGTTCACGTTCATGTTGCTCTGGGTACCGCTGCCCGTCTGCCAGACTGCCAGCGGAAAGTTCCCGTCCAGCTTACCCTTCAGGATCTCATCGCAGACCTTCCCGATGATCTGGCACCGTTTCTTGTCCAGTTTGTCCAGAGCCTGGTTGGCCTGGGCAGCGCTCTTCTTCAGATAGGCAAAAGCCCGGATCACTTCCATGGGCATCTTTTCCGTACCGATCTTGAAGTTCTCGAAGCTCCGCTCCGATTGAGCCCCCCAGTATCTGTCCGCCGGGACCTTGATTTCTCCCATGGAATCCCGTTCCAGCCGCCATTCTTCTTTTTTCGCCATGCTGCTCCCCCTCACTTTGTATTGGATAAAAGCATTATTTCATAGCCCCTGAAGTTTGTCAAATCACAGCCCCCTGTACCACGCCGGGTTCCATGAAAAGGAGCTGTGGACAACTCATCCACAGCTCCTCTGTCAGGCCGGCATCAGCCGACTTCCATGGCCGGTGGCCGGGCGCGGAAAAAGCATTTTTCCATGCCGCCCTTTATGCCACCTGCAATGTTTTGGCTTTTCTTTTCTGGAACAGGATCACCCCGATGAGGATCACAGCCCCCACAATATCGGTCTGGATCCCAGGGATCATCAGCAGCAGGGCCCCGGCCAGGGAAACGAGCCGCATCACCACATTCACCGGTGCATACACATACCCTTCGCAGGCCACTGCCAGAAGGAATACTCCCAGGGCTGCTGTAGCCGCCGTGAACAACCCTTCTCCCAAGGTTGTATTGATCAGCATCAGCTGGGGCGAAAGCACGAAGATATAGGGAATGATGAACCCGGCCACTGCCAGTTTCACCGAAGTCCATCCGGTCTTCATGGGATCCCCGCCGGACACCCCGGCTGCCGCAAAGGCCGCCAGCGCCACAGGAGGCGTCAGGTTGGCGAACATGGCAAAGTAGAAGCTGAACATGTGGGCCGCCGCATTGGGAATCCCCAGCTTGAACAGGGCGGGCGCCGCAATGGAAGAGGTAATGATGTAGGAGGGAATGGAAGGCAGTCCCATACCCAGGATCATACAGGTGATCATGGTGAACACCAGGGTAAACATGATGCTGGTGTTCCCCAGGCTGATGATGGTGTTGGCCATGGTGAGCCCGAATCCGGTCTTGGAGGAAACCCCCACCACGATACCCACGCAGGCACAGGCAATGGCCACACTCACCGTCTGTTTGGCCCCTTCCGCCAGGGCATCCACAATGGCTTTGGGTTTCATCCGGGTGGCTTTCTTCAGAGCCGCCACCAGGATGGTCACCCCGATGGTGAGCACCGCCGCATACACCACGGTGGAACCGGACATGAACAGCATGTACAGCAGGAACACAATGGGGATGATCAGATGGCCCTGTGCCTTCAATACATCACGGGTCCGGGGCAGCTGTTCCCTGGGCACCCCCACCAGCCCGTCCTTGGAGGCCCGGAGCTGGACCTGGATCATGATTCCCATATAGTACAGGAGCGCCGGAATGGCTGCCCATACAATGATTTCCGAATACTTGACCCCCAGAATTTCCGCCATGATGAAGGCGGCTGCCCCCATAATGGGCGGAAGCAGCTGGCCCCCTACAGAAGCCGCTGCCGACACGGCTCCGGCGAATTCCGCCGAATACCCGGTCTTTTTCATCAGGGGGATGGTAAAGGATCCGGTGGTCACCACGTTGGCCACAGCCGACCCGTTGATGGAGCCCAGCAGCCCGGCTGCCACCACCGACACCTTGGCGGGACCGCCTTTGGTGTGCCCGGCCAGGG encodes:
- a CDS encoding ATP-binding protein, with protein sequence MLQRKIEKFLQTWKQVPQHNPLVIKGCRHCGKTTSILDFARKEYAHVVYLNFQEKPDYAAIFKDSLDVDYLVMLITALVGPDALFEPYKTVLVLDEIQECPEARAALKAFKKDGRYDVIACGSLLGVKGYGKEPASIAVGSETVVNMVPLDFEEFLWANGITTPVLDMLHRSLDQEIPVPEALHLRLNELLRQYAVVGGLPEVVETYVQTHDLNAVLAKQQEILKDYEENLFVAVNKRARAKLKTVLDAVPLQLNKENKKYQYAQLKKGSKASQFEGTLTWLEEAGIVTRCYNLTEPGLPLERHAIDTIFKVYMKDVGLYAAMLTGEDRLKLLQGDLSGCQGAVYESLAADLLSKSGRKLYYYHKNSGLEVDFVIRCQGKSTLVKATPSTGNTKSLKTLLQQPDKYQVEQAIQLSTENVMKKGKVLELPMYMGFLLG
- the pepT gene encoding peptidase T; its protein translation is MSEITHELLTRFLRYINIPSQSRAGAATVPSTPSQWNMARLLEAELELLDLEDVHLSDHCVLTGYLPASLPKGFTGSVPKIGFCCHLDTVDVNLSPTIHPHLVKGYPGGDVILNEAKHLVMKASDHPELAAHVGEDIVFTDGTSVLGADNKAALANVMTLLHTLSTHPEIFHGDIYIAFVPDEEVGLKGSKSLELDRFPVDFAYTIDSCEVGEVVYETFNAGAATVTIQGISAHPMNAKGRLVNPTLLAVDFANFFDRKETPECTEDKEGYIWIKSIQSNATRAVVQLAIRDHHKAGYEAKKETIRQNVQRLLQQEPRAKVTCTLEDIYGNIADAMTPKNRKAVDILYEALDDLGIQPHTIAMRGGTDGSFLSTRGIFTPNYFTGGLNFHSPYECLPVPSLEKAYHVSLKIVEKVVENGALISSHTL
- a CDS encoding Tex family protein — encoded protein: MKQTDIAPLIAGELGCRSIQVEKTIELLDGGNTVPFIARYRKEVTGSLEDEQIRTIEDRLNTLRNLVKRQEEILTRIDEQGKLTPDLRQAIEQAQKLTELEDLYLPYKQKRRTRAQQAREKGLEPLANAFLLQREIRGTSLEAARAYVDPEKGVETLEAALEGARDIVAEVVSENADLRKDLRQKLWKEGVLQTELVENADEAQTFLMYRDYQEPVRTLPSHRVLAINRGEKKGCLKVHLLWEEERALQLLQRRFVRHRSIYQEQLELALADSWKRLLFPALEREIRHTLTENAEAQAIRVFGANLRQLLLQAPLAGRTVMGLDPGYRTGCKVAVVDPTGQVVDHGVIQVTQSEKQKEQAEEILLGMIEKHHVTLLSIGNGTASYETEQFAARLIQQHHLREVHYLITNEAGASVYSASRLAREELPEYDVTIRGAVSMARRVQDPLAELVKIDPQAIGVGQYQHDVDQKALTGTLDGVVEMAVNHVGVDLNTASPALLSHVAGITATTAKNIVAYRNENGRFTGRRQLLKVPRLGPAAFTQCAGFLRILDGKSPLDATPVHPESYRLAEAILEKLGFAVRDLKDKEKLALLAAKRKLVDESRLARELEAGLPTVHDILDALVSPGRDPREDLPAPLTRQNIVRLSDIKVGSLMRGTIRNVTDFGAFVDIGIKTAGLIHISEMSSRRIRHPLDVVSVGDVVQVRVISVDEKRGRIGLSLKGV
- a CDS encoding energy-coupling factor transporter transmembrane component T, translating into MKLTAFTKLILVLAVTAWVFLLPVAAVATILALELVILLYIKRDRMTMAAIGTLTVFTGMMVVLQLLFGSALYVALTGGLRMFVMTTAFLCLLASTRIQEIAQALVEKFHMPYEYAFMLTTALRFVPDFLSDSAITLDAQSCRGYSNRGNAFKRLYAYLAVVKPLVMRAVAKSDTLALSMELKGFGPNTYKNRRPMRLHGLDYVTLLLIIVLSTYPIWVKHI
- a CDS encoding energy-coupling factor ABC transporter ATP-binding protein; this encodes MIEAKEVNFAYRRGVPVLQDIQCKVEDGEAVALLGHNGSGKTTLSRLFMALNHPRSGQVLVDGVDIVDCEPADLADKVGYVFQNPDLQLLGDTVYDEVAYGLQTRKMPKADLDKQVREAVEAMGLTPCLDQYPRGLSFGQKRRLGVAVALALQPRTLILDEITNGQDEQEKLHMMNYLSRLQREKHITLILITHDMEIARKYTTHALVLHDGQLVYDGKTKELFDGRRPIEEWGLKQPVLARLGALFGVDADSPEVLCDRLELKEAPKEGRKEEKEGGKA